The sequence GTTCCTGGGTAACACTTTATCAAAGAATTTAAACAGGCAGTGGTACTAGCGGATCGTACCTGCTTCGTATATTTCTAGATGTCAGTAGAGAGTTTGGTAGGTTacctcagtgtatcagtgtgccCGTACTCCACCTACCATCATTAGAAGAACCCTGTTGACTGCCACTGCAAATGACCACAGACATTTCATGTAGCCTGTCAACAAACAAGAGGGTATTGGGTTAGTTATTTGTTCATAAGGACTTCAAACATTGACCTTTTTTTCTCCCAACTTGGTCATTTGCCAATCCCCATGCACTGGCTAGCACCCCTATCAAACTGTTTGTGCCTCAGTTAGTTCCTAGGTAACTATGTACAActaaaaatgtcccataagtctgTTTCTGTTCTACAGGAGTACTCAAAAATTCATTAGGAGCAAAAACTAGCCAGGTTAGCTAAGATTTGTAGGTGGAGTTAAGATGCTCCACCTACAGGCTGTTTAATGGACCCTCTAGTTACTTGGCATATCAATACTCACCTGTGTAACGTTTTATCAGTTCAAtagaaaaaatacttttttggAAAACAAGAAGATTTTCTGAGCAAAGCTACAAAGTCTCCACATATAATTCAGTTACTAAGATACAGCTTCCTGCTCTCCACTCAGTCATGGtgtttcctggtagatggcctAAGCTTGTCTGTTTTTGCTGTAGCCCCCCTTTTTTACAACAGTGACACAAAAACATCTGTGGTCTTTACAACGCTAGTCAAGTTTGTTTTTCTGAGAATCCATTTCTATAGCCAGCTCCATAGACTTTATGGAAAATCTGCGAACAAATTTGCATTCTTTTCGGAGTCTTTTGAGCTAAAAAGTCTTAATCTTGCTCCTAACTCTAAGATAACTTGTTTGACTGTCCATTCTTGGAGTTCTTATAATGTGTCTGCTGGCTGCATGATGGAGGTTCCACTTACTCTGTAGACACAGCTCATTGGATGCTTGCTGGAAAAGCTCGGAGGGTGGTAAGGGATGTTGAAGGACACATCGTCTTCGCCTCATCCTGCAGGCTGTAAGGTGCTTAAACACACAGAATCCCTGCAGTGTTGTggaccggagagtgtgatttatTATAGTACAGCAGAAAAGTGCAGGCTTGGATGGGGTTTAATTTACAGTAAAGTAGAATGTTGATATTAAAGGTGGGAACAGTGACTTTTAGGTCTGAATGCTGGCAaggtttaataaaaatgtctgcTTAGAGTTCAGCTCAGGTTTTGGTCATGTTCCAGAGTCTGTAAGTCTATGTGTATATTGTGGACCACCAACATCTTGGACCACCAATCTGGACTACTTGCTTGTCAATCATGTTCCTTGTCATTTAAGAAAGATCTGCCTTTTGTACTAGCATGTAGGTTTTCTAGCCTAGAAAATTACTTGGGAgcttaatttgtttaaattttttgtgtttttaaaactCTTTCTAAAGTCCACCGAAGCTGTTTCTGGGAAGTACAAATCCTTATGGAATGCATTCGGGAACGATTTTATTCCAAATTGGTTTGAAATAAGTTTAGCCGAAAAATGAAGTGTACACAGGGTACCATTTACTCCAAATGCAGTCAACCATCCAGAATGAATGAAGTAATGGAGATTGATCAGTCCCAGTGCTTCCTTTACTTGTTAGCAACATGAAACTTGTGGATGTAATGCAAATCTAAAGAATTAAACACATGCCATGTATAGTTTACGTAGCCTTTTAAGTGCAACAAAGCTTTTTGGATAAAGCGATTTGTTGAATGTTTCAGTATGACACTGACCAGACTCTCAACAGAAGTGCATTTAATCCcagacagaatttttttttttttatccccctCCTTTTGTAAATTTTTTTATGATCCTTTCTGCTTCTCTGAACTATTTCCAAGGGCGGTCCAACCATGGCTAAGCTCACAGCCTAAGCTCAGAGTCTCTATTCTATCCACTTTGGGTCATTTAATCATCCACATTTCAATGATTTGTCTGGATGTGAAGTCTCAAACCCTCTAAAAATAGAGGTCTGAGACTGAAGAAATCAGGGCTGTGAGAATGACGAGAGCTATGAGATTTGGCTCTTTCTTTAGCTTTCTCTGTCTAGTTCAAATCAGAGAATTTCACATTTGGCCTTTTCTCTAAAGCCTGTTTTATTGGAGCATGTCTGCCAGTTAATATCGTCTGAACTGCACCCTTATGATTGATGGGGTGGTTAGTGATGGCAAGGTATTTGCTTTTTCTTGAGCCACTGGAAGAAAATGGAGGAAGCAGACTATTCTTACTTACACACTCGTAAACCTCATCTCGGAAGAGGTATGTTGCATTCTTTAGTAATGACCTGAGACGTGAGGGATGACTCGTGTATGCTCACTTCCAGGCAGCTTCTGAAAGCTTCAGGGTCATAAACGTACTTTGGAAAATGGTACAGGAAGAGGAGGGTTAAAAATATACCACAGAAATGGAAATGTTGAAAGTGCTGTCCTTTAGAGCAACCAACACATGAAGGAAGTGGGAATAAGTGAGAGCTTAGATGAAGATGAACCCTTTTCAGAAGAGATTGCATTGAGATGTTGGTCTATTAGCTTTAGTTCACAGTTTCAGGGAGGTAGCAATGGGTTTCTTCTTAAAGGTGCAATAATCAATCATTTTCTTATGACTATTTCTTACTACCCTTATTTCTTATTATCCTCATACATCATGGGAAGATTATAGGTTACAGGTGTCTGCAGTCCAAGACCAGCAGGCTAAGGAACAACTTTTACCCCACAGCGGTCTCCTTACTGAACTCTTGAACCCACTAACACCCCACACTGATAAACCTCTCAAAACTGCAGTATATCACTGTATATATTCTCTGCATATTcagatatacacagatcagacataacattacaaccacctgcctaatactgtgttggtcccccttttgttgccaaaacagccctgaccctacaaggcatggactccactagatccctgaaggtgtgctgcagtatctggcaccaagatgttagcagcagatcctttaagtcctgtaagttgcgaggtggggcctctagggatcggacttgtttgtcgaTTTTATTGAGATTTGgtgaatttggaggccaaatgaacacctcaaactggttgttgtgctcatcaaaccattcctgaagtaTTCATCAAACATTTCTGAACAGTGCATTATCCtgttgaaagaggccacagccatcagggaataccgtttccatgaaagggtgtacatggtctgcaacaatgcttaggtaggtggtacgtgtcaaagtaacatccacatggatggcaggacccaaggtttcccggcagaacattgcccaaagcatgacactgcctccaccggctcgccttcttcccatagtgcatcctggtgccaagTATTCATCGTGTaaacgacacacacacgcacccgaccaTCCAcgtaatgtaaaagaaaacatgattcatgaGACCAGGCCACCTTATTCCATTGCTccttggtccagttctgatactCACGTGCCTATAGTTGACACTTTCAGTgatgcacaggggtcagcatgggcaccctgactggtctgctgCTATGCAGCCCttatacacaacaaactgtgatgcactgtgtattctgacacctttctatcagaaccagcattaactccttcagcaatttgagcagcagtagctcgtctgttggatagGATCACATGgcccagcctttgctccccacgtgcatcaatgagtcttgaccacccatgaccctgttgccggttcaccattgttccttccttagaccacttttgatagatactgaccactgcagaccgggaacaccccacaagagctgcaattttggagatgctctgatccagtcccTTCGtgaaactcactcaaatccttacgctttgaggaaaaaatgttcacttgctgcctaatatatcccatccactaacaggtgccatgatgaggagatcatcagtcttattcacttcacctgtcactgctcacaatgttatggctgatcggaaTCTAACCAAAGAAGTATTATTTCTGTAACATTCCACCTTCCTGCCAGCAGAGATCCCTCCCTCTCACTTGTGTATATAAACCAACCCCGAATCGAATCATTTGCGAAGTCTTGCCAACTCTCTAAGCTCGGAGCTttctactttattattttttttttttcaacgttGACCCTCGCCTCTTACTTTGACCGCTCTCTGTGTCCACTAAAGTCTCATGCACAAGTCTCATGATGTGTTTGGACCGTTGCCGTCCTTATGACTACTTTATGACCCTGATTTGTTTTTTGGATTGCGTATTGGATTTGTCACTTAATAAACCTCCAGTACACGGATCAAACCTCAAAACTCTCCTTCGTGTTAGAATTTCCTTGCTGTTGGTCAGAGGcactttttttaaaccagtgtagtttttttttggaGCCAATGTTTAGGGATTTGTAGCTGTGTTTAGTTTTTCTTTAAGTACAACATGAGGGCTGTTACTACTGGCTGCTCAATTCCAAGCCATCTTGTTTTATGGACAgtttacaaaaataaagatCCGTTGGCTTGGATGAGTCTTCAAAGAACTTCTGACAAAGTATGAATCAAGATCAAGGGGAAATGAAGGCTTCGGAAAAGCTTTACTAACTGACCAAACTActgatcattttattatttaattttactattattatttccattattttcCACGGATTTACCAGAAACTTTACTTTGTCCATTACTGAGCCAACCTTGTCCTATCCAAAATCGCTCCACGAAGCAAAAAATCTGTTTTGCTTGAGATCTTTGAGGCATTTCTTATGATTGTTGGACTGATTCATTGTTTAGTTATTCAAAAATTCCTGAGATCAAACCTGCATCAAGCTTAAGTACCAGATGCAACAACAAGCAGCAGGGACCCAAGCACTGGAAGGAAGAtgttcatgtacacacacacacacactctttcctaAGACTGTAGATAAGCAGCAGGCTAGACTCCAGTGTCTGGAGATTACACGATCCATGTTCGGTCCAAATGGCTTCAGTTTCACTCCTTAAACACGCAGTTACCAAAAGCCTTGTCTCTGTTTGGTCTGATATCTCGGTTTTTCCTTCTGCTTTCCAAACACTGTGTTTTGTTAGCGCTATCCCGGGCCAAAGCTGTCACCCTGAAGCTGTAAGCACATGAGAGGAACGCACACAGCTGTCACATTTCATGAATTCAGCGAGAGTTAATCAAATTAAAGCCAAACGCACGGCTCGGGTCCAAACATACCATTATCCAGCGAgctattaatacacacatgaGGAAGAGTAGCAGCTGGAGGAATTGGCCCAGTtgctacgtgtgtgtgtgtgtgtgtgtgtgccagcacGTCGCCCGGTGCCACTCATATAGCCTGAAATATACACCATGCACATTTCAGAGCGATTCATCAAAACCATGAAGAGGAAATGAAGGACCCTCACAGAGTCCTGAGGAATTCTGTGTTGTttgtaaacatgtaaacaaaaGTTTATCAGTTCCTCATGCACGAGATCCACAAAGCTCCAACCTGGTGTAAAAgtgcatgctttttttttttttttttttttttgcaaatgattcctttatttatgactgatttatttttacctgTGAATAAAACGAGATCTTTTCACAGGATACGTTTATTTTCATACGCAATCTTTCATATGCAGTGATTGATTTTTTcatgcatttctttttattgcATTATGTTTTTcatgcatttcttttttatgcattattttttatttaatgcattcttttttgttttattcccaTGCATTTCTTTATTCCCTACATTCCTTTTTTCCAAGTATTTTCCCCCCTAATCAGTTGTTTTTTccatgcatttctttttttctgaattatttttttcatgcattccattttttatgcatttttatgtcttatttttttcagtgcattctttttttccccatgcaTTTCTACAATTCCTACATTTCTTTATTCcatgcatttcttttttatgcattattttttatgcaTCCCCCCATTCATTCTTTATTCCCTACATTCCTTTTCCCCCAAGTATTTCTTTTCCCCTATGCCTTCCTTTATTTCATgcatcatttctttttgttcATGCATTATTTCTTCAGTCTATTCCTATTTTTCCATGCattccttttttcccttttttatgaATTCCTGTAATTTCATGCATTCAATCCTTCAGTTAGAATTCCACTTCACAACAGTTTAACAAAGACAGCATGTTTTTTACACAGTGGGAGGaaaatgatgaggatgatgatggtgatgatgatggtgatgatgatggtgatgatgatggtgatgatgattgtgatgatgatggtgatgatgatggtgatgatgatgatgattgtgatgatgatggtgatgatgatgatgatggtgatgatgatggtgatgatggtgatgatgattgtgatgatgatggtgatgatgatgatgatggtgatgatgatggtgatgatgatggtgatgatgatggtgatgatgatgatgattgtgatgatgattgtgatgatgatggtgatgatgatgatggtgatgatgatgatgatggtgatgatgatgatgatgatgatgatggtgatgatgatgatgatggtgatgatgatggtgatgatgatggtgatgatgatggtgatggtgatgatgatgatgattgtgatgatgatggtgatgatgatgatgatgatgatggtgatgatgatgatgatgatgatggtgatgatgatgatgatgatgatgatgatgatgatgatggtgatgatgatgatgatggtgatgatgatggtgatgatgattgtgatgatgatgatgatgatgatgatgatgatgatgatggtgatgatgatgatgattgtgatgatgatggtgatgatgatggtgatgatgatggtgatgatgattgtgatgatgatgatggtgatgatggtgatgatgatgatgattgtgatgatgattgtgatgatgatgatggtgatgatgatgatgatggtgatgatgatgatgatgatgatgatgatgatgatgatgatgatggtgatgatgatgatgatgatggtgatgatgatggtgatgatgatggtgatgatgattgtgatgatgatgatgatgatgatgatggtgatgatgatggtgatgatgatggtgatgattgtgatgatgattgtgatgatgattgtgatgatgatgatggtgatgatgatggtgatgatgatgatgatgatggtgatgatggtgatgattgtgatgatgatgatgatgatggtgatgatgattgtgatgatgattgtgatgatgatgattatgatgatgatgatggtgatgatgattgtgatgatgatgattgtgatgatgattgtgatgatgatgatgatgatgatgatggtggtgatgatggtgatgatgattgtgatgatgatgattgtgatgatgattgtgatgattatgatgatgatgatggtggtgatgatggtgatgatgattgtgatgatggtgatgatgattgtgatgatgatgatggtgatgatgattgtgatgatgatgatgatgatgatgatggtgatgatgatggtgatgatgattgtgatgatgatgatgatggtgataatgattgtgatgatgatgatgatggtgatgatggtgatgatgatgatgatgatggtgatgatggtgatgatgattgtgatgatgatgatgatgatggtgatgatggtgatgattgtgatgatgatgatgatggtgataatgattgtgatgatgatggtgatggtggtgatgatgatgattgtgatgatgatgatggtgatgatgatggtgatgatgatgatgatggtgatgatggtgatgatgatgatgatggtgataatgattgtgatgatgatggtgatgatgattgtgatgatggtgatgatgatggtgatgatgatggtgatgatgatgatgatgatggtgatgatgatggtgatgattgtgatgatgatgatgatgatggtgataatgattgtgatgatgatggtgatgattgtgatgatgatggtgatgatggtgatgatgatggtgatgatgatggtgatgatgatgatgatgatggtgatgatggtgatgatgatggtgatgattgtgatgatgatgatgatggtgataatgattgtgatgatgatggtgatgatgattgtgatgatgatgatgatgatgatggtgatgattgtgatgatgatgatgatgatgatggtgatgattgtgatgatgatgatggtgatgatgatggtgatgatgatgatgatggtgatgatgatggtgatgatgatgatgatgatgatggtgatgatggtgatgatgatgatggtgatgatgatgatggtgatggtgatgatggtgatgatggtgatgatgattgtgatgatgatgatgatgatgatgatgatgatgatggtgatgatggtgatgatgatgatggtgatgatggtgatggtgatgatggtgatgatggtgatgatgattgtgatgatgatgatgatgatgatggtgatgatggtgatgatgatggtgatgattgtgatgatgatgatgatggtgataatgattgtgacgatgatggtgatgatgattgtgatgatgatgatgatgatggtggtggtgatgatggtgatgatggtgatgatgatgatgatgatggtgatgatgatggtgatgatggtgatgatgatggtgatgatgattgtgatgatgatgatgatggtgatgatggtgatgatgattgtgatgatgattgtgatgatgatgatggtgatgatggtggtgatgatgattgtgatgatgattgtgatgatgatggtgatgatgattgtgatgatgattgtgatgatgatgatggtgatgatggtggtgatgatggtgatgatgattgtgatgatgatgatggtgatgatgatgatgatggtggtggttatgatgatggtgatgatgatgatggagatgatgatgatgatgatggttatgatgatggtggtggtgatgatggtgatgatggttatgatgatgatgatggtgatgatgatgatgatgatgatgatggtgatgatgattgtgatgatgattgtgatgatgatgatggtgatgatggtggtgatgatggtgatgatgattgtgatgatgatgatggtgatgatgatgatgatggtggtggttatgatgatggtgatgatgatgatggagatgatgatgatgatgatggttatgatgatggtggtggtgatgatggtgatgatggttatgatgatgatgatggtgatgatgatgatgatgatgatggagatgatgatgatggtgatgatgatggtgatgattgtgatgatgatgatgatggtgataatgattgtgacgatgatggtgatgatgattgtgatgatgatgatggtgatgatggtgatgatgatgatgatgatggtgatgatgatggtgatgatggtgatgatgatggttatgatgatggtggtggtgatgatggtgatgatggttatgatgatgatgatggtgatgatgatgatgatggagatgatgatgatggtggtgatgatggtgatgatggttatgatgatggtggtggttatgatgatggtgatgatgatgatggagatgatgatgttgatgatgatggttatgatgatggtggtggtggtgatgatgatggtgatgatggttatgatgatgatgatgttgatgatgatgatggagatgatgatgatggtggttatgatgatgatgatggttatgatgatggtggtggttatgatgatggtgatgatgattatgatgatggtggtggttatgatgatggtgatgatgatgatggagatgatgatgatgatgatgatgatggtgatgatggttatgatgatgatgatggtggtgatgatgatgatggtgatgatgatggtggtgatgatggtggtgatgatgatgatggtggtgatgatgatgatgatgatgatggtgatggtggtgatgatgatggtgatgatgatgatggtgatggtggtgatgatgatgatggtgatgaagatgatgacgatgatggtgatgatggtgatgatgatgataatgatgattatgataatgattatgattatgatgatggtgatggtggtggtgatgatggtgggagattagcatgactctgcactgggagattagcatgactctgcactgggagattagcataactctggctgtggactgggagattagcatgactctgcactgggagattagcatgactctggctgtggactgggagattagcatgactctgcactgggagattagcatgactctgcactgggagattagcatgactctggctgtggactgggagattagcatgactctggctgtggactagtagattagcatgactctggctgtggactgggagattagcatgactctggctgtggactggtagattagcatgactctggctgtggactggtagattagcatgattctggctgtggactgggagattagcatgattctggctgtggactgggagattatcatgactctggctgtggactgggagattagcatgactctggctgtggactggtagattagcatgactctggctgtggaatggtagattagcatgactctggctgtggactgggagattagcatgactctggctgtggactggtagattagcatgactgtggctgtggactgggagattagcatgactctggctgtggactgggagattagcatgactctggctgtggactggtagattagcatgactctggctgtggactgggagattagcatgactctggctgtggactgggagattagcatgactctgcactgggagattagcatgactctggctgtggactgggagattagcatgactctggctgtggactggtagattagcatgactctggctgtggactgggagattagcatgactgtggctgtggactgggagattagcatgactgtggctgtggactgggagattagcatgactctggctgtggactggtagattagcatgactctggctgtggactgggagattagcatgactctggctgtggactggtagattagcatgactctggctgtggactgggagattagcatgactctggctgtggactgggagattagcatgactctggctgtggactgggagattagcatgactctggctgtggattgggagattagcatgactgtggctgtggactggtagattagcatgactctggctgtggattgggagattagcatgactgtggctgtggactggtagattagcatgactgtggctgtggactggtagattagcatgactctggctgtggactggtagattagcatgactctggctgtggactgggagattagcatgactgtggctgtggactgggagattagcatgactctggctgtggactggtagattagcatgactctggctgtggactgg comes from Hemibagrus wyckioides isolate EC202008001 linkage group LG14, SWU_Hwy_1.0, whole genome shotgun sequence and encodes:
- the LOC131364731 gene encoding serine-aspartate repeat-containing protein F-like; amino-acid sequence: GDDDGDDDGDDDGDDDDDCDDDCDDDGDDDDGDDDDDGDDDDDDDDGDDDDDGDDDGDDDGDDDGDGDDDDDCDDDGDDDDDDDGDDDDDDDGDDDDDDDDDDDDGDDDDDGDDDGDDDCDDDDDDDDDDDDGDDDDDCDDDGDDDGDDDGDDDCDDDDGDDGDDDDDCDDDCDDDDGDDDDDGDDDDDDDDDDDDDDGDDDDDDGDDDGDDDGDDDCDDDDDDDDG
- the LOC131364727 gene encoding germ cell nuclear acidic protein-like; the protein is DGDDDDDDGDDGDDCDDDDDDGDDDCDDDCDDDDYDDDDGDDDCDDDDCDDDCDDDDDDDDDDDDDGDDGDDDGDDCDDDDDGDNDCDDDGDDDCDDDDDDDGDDCDDDDDDDGDDCDDDDGDDDGDDDDDGDDDGDDDDDDDGDDGDDDDGDDDDGDGDDGDDGDDDCDDDDDDDDDDDGDDGDDDDGDDGDGDDGDDGDDDCDDDDDDDGDDGD